The following proteins come from a genomic window of Burkholderia stabilis:
- a CDS encoding RidA family protein, which yields MTVERNLAELGLALPEPPNPLGSYTAVSEAGNLLFVSGQLPLADGRVAYTGRVGEQLSIDEGRDAARLAALNVLAQIRRHLGGFDRLRKIVRVEGHVSSADGFFGQPTVIDGASDLFAAVLGSKAGHARSAFSQRQLPADAAVILVVIAEIEPV from the coding sequence ATGACCGTCGAACGAAACCTGGCCGAACTCGGCCTCGCGTTACCCGAACCGCCGAACCCGCTCGGCAGCTATACGGCCGTCAGCGAAGCCGGCAACCTGTTGTTCGTGTCGGGGCAACTGCCGCTCGCCGACGGCAGGGTCGCCTATACCGGCCGTGTCGGCGAGCAACTGAGCATCGATGAAGGTCGCGATGCCGCCCGCCTCGCGGCGCTGAATGTGCTCGCGCAGATTCGCCGGCATCTGGGCGGGTTCGACCGCCTGCGCAAGATCGTACGCGTCGAGGGACATGTGAGCTCGGCTGACGGCTTTTTCGGACAGCCGACCGTGATCGATGGCGCGTCGGACCTGTTCGCTGCCGTGCTGGGCAGCAAGGCGGGACACGCGCGTTCGGCGTTCTCCCAGCGACAGTTGCCGGCCGATGCGGCTGTGATCCTCGTCGTGATTGCCGAGATCGAACCGGTGTGA
- a CDS encoding DUF4148 domain-containing protein, translated as MNTRLIAALFVAVSASVAAPAFANETTVTRAQVRAELVQLQTAGYPLNRATDATYPNDLQAALTQIHAADAVAANEQASGYGGNGDVATQSGRWHAVSVADRSVYFGH; from the coding sequence ATGAATACCCGACTGATCGCCGCCCTTTTCGTCGCTGTTTCGGCTTCCGTTGCCGCACCGGCGTTCGCCAACGAAACCACCGTGACGCGTGCGCAGGTGCGCGCCGAACTGGTCCAGCTTCAAACGGCCGGATACCCGCTGAATCGCGCCACCGACGCGACCTATCCGAACGATCTGCAGGCCGCGCTGACGCAGATCCATGCGGCCGACGCCGTCGCGGCCAACGAGCAGGCTTCCGGCTACGGCGGTAACGGCGATGTGGCAACGCAATCGGGCCGCTGGCATGCCGTCAGTGTGGCTGACCGCTCGGTGTATTTCGGTCATTGA
- a CDS encoding AraC family transcriptional regulator gives MDIYPISRLHVNFSRSNSQMVENDDRQRNRENQPENVGTLPCSQQPVLIGPTPNPISVRIVSFPAGTVFAPQAAPWGKLLFSVSGVVEFGIEGRRYLSPPAYALWIPPFVEHESRTRQATRYAAVYIAEARCDSLPRKVTALQCTDILLAIVQNLAARSIEVPVSMEDLRLANVLVDQVRIAPPFDGYLPFVNEPAIARIMTAIVQTPGDRRSLAQWAEEEGLSERSLSRHWRELAGVSFHEWRQRAKLVAALAMLEEDYSSDEIARRLGYNSSSAFIAMVRQMTGTSPERLRSTKRHRGP, from the coding sequence GTGGACATCTATCCAATTTCTCGGCTGCATGTGAACTTCTCCAGAAGTAACTCGCAAATGGTAGAAAACGACGATCGACAGCGCAATCGCGAGAATCAGCCAGAAAATGTCGGTACGCTGCCATGTTCGCAACAACCCGTCCTGATCGGCCCGACGCCAAACCCTATCTCGGTGCGGATCGTGAGCTTTCCAGCCGGAACTGTTTTCGCGCCACAAGCAGCCCCTTGGGGCAAGCTTCTGTTTTCGGTGAGCGGCGTCGTTGAATTTGGTATTGAAGGACGGCGATATCTCTCGCCACCTGCTTACGCGCTCTGGATTCCTCCGTTCGTCGAGCACGAGTCGAGGACACGCCAAGCAACCCGATACGCAGCGGTGTATATCGCGGAAGCACGATGCGATTCATTGCCTAGAAAAGTGACCGCATTGCAGTGCACCGATATTCTGCTTGCGATTGTTCAGAATTTGGCGGCCCGCTCAATCGAGGTTCCAGTTTCGATGGAGGACTTGCGCCTCGCGAATGTTCTAGTTGATCAAGTACGCATCGCTCCTCCATTTGATGGCTATCTCCCGTTCGTCAATGAACCAGCTATTGCGCGCATCATGACTGCTATTGTTCAAACGCCGGGAGACAGACGAAGTCTGGCGCAGTGGGCTGAGGAGGAGGGGCTAAGCGAACGGAGCCTGTCGCGGCACTGGCGGGAACTTGCTGGCGTGTCGTTCCATGAATGGCGCCAGCGGGCCAAACTCGTTGCGGCACTAGCGATGCTAGAAGAAGACTATTCGAGTGATGAAATTGCTCGACGGCTGGGTTACAACAGTTCCTCAGCGTTCATCGCGATGGTCAGGCAAATGACAGGCACTAGCCCGGAACGCTTGAGGTCGACGAAACGGCATCGTGGCCCATAG
- a CDS encoding DUF4148 domain-containing protein — MMKTQLIAALLVAVSASVAAPAFASETTVTRAQVRAELAALQQAGYLPNRPNDPNYPDNLQAALSRIHGNSAGAADTMASGYGNDADGAAQSGSRSAVRPAERSIYFGH; from the coding sequence ATGATGAAGACCCAACTGATCGCCGCACTTCTTGTCGCCGTATCGGCCTCCGTTGCCGCACCGGCATTCGCCAGCGAAACCACCGTGACGCGCGCGCAGGTGCGTGCGGAGCTGGCCGCGCTCCAACAGGCCGGCTACCTGCCGAACCGCCCCAACGATCCGAACTATCCGGACAATCTCCAGGCAGCACTGAGCCGGATTCACGGCAACAGCGCCGGTGCGGCCGATACGATGGCGTCCGGTTACGGCAACGACGCGGACGGCGCGGCGCAGTCCGGCAGCCGAAGCGCGGTTCGCCCCGCCGAGCGCTCGATCTATTTCGGTCATTGA
- a CDS encoding LysR family transcriptional regulator, with the protein MQRKFDDLLLGSIELFCLAAELGSFTLAATAASVTPAAVSRSVARLEERLGVRLFVRTTRQIRLTDSGRRYFEQCRDALSQLVDAEREATGQQATPAGVLRISMPTPYGHYRVLPLLPAFRERYPDVHVESHLSNRNIDFAEEGFDLAIRGRAPADSNLVARKLEDAELVIVATPGYLKRAGTPTAIDELHAHECIQFELPSSGRPVLWLFDDGSDEIDVATTGHYGTSGDVLAGVTLARSGAGLFQTYRFIVEQDLRVGTLVEILPGLGGRSRPFMLLYPHARFLSSRVRVFVDFLVEHLERAPVKQAKPARTRRAGAQR; encoded by the coding sequence ATGCAACGAAAATTCGACGACCTGCTGCTGGGCAGCATCGAGCTGTTCTGTCTTGCCGCCGAACTCGGCAGCTTCACGCTTGCAGCAACCGCGGCGAGCGTCACGCCGGCCGCGGTCAGCCGGTCGGTAGCGCGGCTCGAGGAGCGTCTCGGCGTGCGGCTGTTCGTGCGCACGACGCGGCAGATCCGCCTGACCGATTCCGGTCGGCGCTATTTCGAGCAATGCCGCGATGCGCTGTCGCAGCTCGTCGACGCGGAACGCGAAGCGACCGGCCAGCAAGCCACGCCCGCCGGCGTGCTCCGGATCAGCATGCCGACGCCGTACGGGCACTATCGCGTGCTGCCGCTGCTGCCCGCGTTTCGTGAGCGCTACCCGGACGTGCATGTCGAATCCCACCTGAGCAACCGCAACATCGACTTCGCAGAGGAAGGCTTCGATCTCGCGATCCGTGGCCGCGCGCCGGCCGATTCGAACCTGGTCGCGCGCAAGCTGGAGGACGCGGAACTCGTGATCGTCGCAACGCCCGGCTACCTGAAGCGCGCCGGCACGCCGACCGCCATCGACGAACTCCATGCGCACGAATGCATCCAGTTCGAGCTGCCGAGCAGCGGGCGGCCGGTTCTCTGGCTATTCGACGATGGATCGGACGAGATCGATGTCGCAACGACCGGCCACTACGGCACGTCGGGCGATGTCCTCGCCGGCGTGACGCTCGCTCGCAGTGGTGCGGGCCTGTTCCAGACTTATCGCTTCATCGTCGAGCAGGATCTTCGCGTCGGTACGCTCGTGGAGATCCTGCCCGGCCTTGGGGGTCGGTCGCGGCCGTTCATGCTGCTGTACCCGCATGCGCGCTTTCTGTCCTCGCGCGTGCGCGTGTTCGTGGATTTTCTCGTCGAGCATCTGGAGCGCGCGCCCGTCAAGCAGGCGAAGCCTGCGCGTACCAGACGAGCCGGCGCACAGCGCTAG
- a CDS encoding SDR family NAD(P)-dependent oxidoreductase, protein MSTSRVIIVTGASQGIGAQTVNAFRARGHRVVATSRSIGPSSDPDLVTVAGDIGDPAVARRVVDTAIERFGRVDTLVNNAGVFVAKPFTQYTEDDYAQVTSVNLSGFFHITQRAIVAMQQHGGGHVVSITTSLVDHANSNVPSVLASLTKGGLNAATKSLAIEYAKAGIRVNAVSPGIIKSPMHAPETHAALASLHPVGRMGEMSDIVDAILYLDSAPFVTGEILHVDGGQSAGH, encoded by the coding sequence ATGAGCACATCCAGAGTCATCATCGTTACCGGCGCATCGCAAGGCATCGGCGCGCAAACGGTCAACGCATTTCGGGCACGCGGCCATCGCGTTGTCGCCACGTCCCGTTCGATCGGTCCGTCGAGCGACCCCGACCTCGTCACCGTCGCCGGCGACATCGGCGATCCGGCCGTCGCGCGCCGCGTCGTCGACACCGCGATCGAACGCTTCGGCCGTGTCGACACGCTCGTCAACAACGCCGGCGTGTTCGTCGCGAAGCCGTTCACGCAGTACACCGAGGACGACTACGCGCAAGTCACGAGCGTCAACCTGAGCGGCTTCTTCCACATCACGCAGCGCGCGATCGTCGCGATGCAGCAGCATGGCGGCGGACACGTGGTCAGCATCACGACAAGCCTGGTCGATCACGCGAACAGCAACGTGCCGTCGGTGCTCGCATCGCTGACGAAAGGCGGATTGAATGCGGCGACGAAGTCGCTCGCGATCGAATATGCGAAAGCCGGCATCCGCGTCAATGCGGTGTCGCCGGGCATCATCAAGTCGCCGATGCATGCACCTGAAACGCATGCGGCGCTGGCGTCGCTGCATCCGGTCGGCCGCATGGGCGAGATGAGCGACATCGTCGACGCGATCCTGTATCTGGACTCGGCGCCGTTCGTCACGGGCGAGATCCTGCACGTCGACGGCGGCCAGAGCGCCGGGCATTGA
- a CDS encoding MarR family winged helix-turn-helix transcriptional regulator, whose product MKPTEAPSTAAPKLSEFLCFAIYSTNLAFGKAYKPILEELGLTYTQYITIIALWEQDNQTVGQLGEKLFLESNTLTPILKKLEAMGYLERHRDPSDERQVLVSLTKSGRRVREKGLDMNLVEATGLKPDEFAKMQKAIVTLRANLIHSTEE is encoded by the coding sequence ATGAAACCGACCGAAGCACCATCGACCGCCGCGCCGAAGCTGTCCGAGTTCCTGTGTTTTGCGATCTACTCGACGAACCTCGCGTTCGGCAAGGCGTACAAGCCGATCCTCGAAGAGCTCGGCCTCACATATACGCAATACATCACGATCATCGCGCTGTGGGAGCAGGACAACCAGACGGTCGGCCAGCTCGGCGAGAAGCTGTTCCTCGAATCCAATACGCTGACGCCGATCCTGAAGAAGCTCGAGGCGATGGGCTACCTGGAGCGGCACCGCGATCCGTCGGACGAGCGCCAGGTGCTCGTCAGCCTGACGAAAAGCGGCCGCCGCGTGCGCGAGAAGGGGCTCGACATGAATCTGGTCGAAGCCACCGGGTTGAAGCCGGACGAATTCGCGAAGATGCAGAAGGCGATCGTCACGCTGCGCGCCAACCTGATTCACTCCACCGAAGAATAA
- a CDS encoding AAA family ATPase has protein sequence MKYEHLQALVPAPGKQPDYHACLAAFPALEHAKTTPQEPAHHGEGDVWTHTMMVIDALLALPDYRAASRADQEIVFLAALLHDIAKYSTTVVDPVTGAIGHPGHSRKGSIDARIALWDAGVPFAVREAVCRMIGVHQVPFFAMSGSRRGTPEFIARELSWQVSIPLLCLLAEADIRGRICDDTQRVLDNIELLRELAREEGCYGQPRAFADAHTALSYFRGADVHPDYPLFRTPGSQVVVMSGLPASGKNTWVARHHPDLPVVSFDDAREALGLRHGQNEGAVAHHAVDAAKALLRDRRPFVWNATNLSPLMRKKTLDLLYAYDADVTLVYLEQPRAELLRRNARRDTSLTNRALEAMLLRWDLPLPTEAHAVRYEV, from the coding sequence ATGAAATACGAACATCTGCAGGCGCTCGTGCCTGCACCCGGCAAGCAGCCGGATTATCACGCGTGTCTCGCGGCGTTTCCCGCGCTCGAACATGCGAAAACGACGCCGCAGGAGCCAGCACATCACGGCGAAGGGGACGTGTGGACGCATACGATGATGGTGATCGATGCGCTGCTCGCGTTGCCCGACTATCGGGCCGCATCGCGCGCCGACCAGGAAATCGTGTTCCTGGCCGCGCTGCTCCACGACATCGCGAAATACAGCACGACCGTCGTCGATCCCGTCACCGGCGCGATCGGCCATCCCGGCCACTCGCGCAAAGGCTCAATCGATGCGCGCATCGCGCTATGGGACGCGGGCGTTCCGTTCGCGGTGCGCGAGGCGGTCTGCCGGATGATCGGCGTGCATCAGGTGCCGTTCTTCGCGATGAGCGGGTCGCGCCGCGGTACGCCGGAATTCATCGCGCGTGAGCTGTCGTGGCAGGTCAGCATTCCGCTGCTATGCCTGCTCGCCGAAGCCGACATCCGCGGACGCATCTGCGACGACACGCAGCGCGTGCTCGACAACATCGAGCTGTTGCGCGAACTGGCGCGGGAAGAGGGCTGTTACGGCCAACCGCGCGCGTTTGCCGATGCCCACACGGCGCTCAGCTACTTCCGCGGCGCGGACGTGCATCCCGACTATCCGCTGTTCCGCACGCCGGGCTCGCAGGTCGTCGTGATGTCGGGCCTGCCGGCGTCGGGCAAGAACACGTGGGTCGCACGGCATCATCCGGATCTGCCGGTCGTGTCGTTCGACGATGCGCGCGAGGCGCTCGGGCTGCGTCACGGGCAGAACGAGGGCGCCGTCGCGCACCATGCGGTGGACGCCGCGAAGGCGCTGTTGCGCGACCGGCGGCCGTTCGTGTGGAACGCGACGAACCTGTCGCCGCTGATGCGCAAGAAGACGCTCGACTTGCTGTATGCGTACGACGCCGACGTGACGCTCGTCTACCTCGAACAGCCGCGCGCGGAGCTGTTGCGCCGCAATGCGCGGCGCGACACGTCACTAACGAATCGCGCGCTCGAAGCGATGCTGCTGCGCTGGGATCTGCCGCTGCCCACCGAGGCGCATGCGGTGCGGTACGAGGTCTGA
- a CDS encoding GFA family protein has translation MSATWFNGSCHCGAVKFEVRTAVAPAVRCNCSLCRRRGALMSPMFAAADLKIVEGEGALTCYRFNTRTARHYFCNRCGVYPFHQTRKDPACWRVNLGCLDGIDPYALDATVANGASLSVVEDA, from the coding sequence ATGTCTGCAACCTGGTTCAACGGGTCCTGCCATTGCGGGGCCGTCAAATTCGAAGTCAGGACGGCTGTTGCGCCGGCAGTCCGCTGCAACTGCAGTCTGTGCCGCCGGCGCGGCGCGCTGATGAGCCCGATGTTCGCCGCCGCCGACCTGAAGATCGTCGAAGGCGAGGGCGCGCTGACGTGCTACCGCTTCAACACACGCACGGCCCGTCACTATTTCTGCAACCGCTGCGGCGTCTATCCGTTTCATCAGACGCGCAAGGACCCCGCATGCTGGCGCGTCAATCTCGGCTGCCTCGACGGCATCGATCCGTATGCGCTCGACGCGACGGTCGCCAACGGCGCGAGCCTCTCCGTCGTGGAGGACGCATGA
- a CDS encoding GNAT family N-acetyltransferase yields the protein MQDATTGSTTGGAHPLDHVVWNALTGRQRRFALGNDRAMRFPAAVAPFGAIADTSAASLDALRELIVTHGPVALVTPGGIETPSGLSAIRRAPLLQMIWQGTLDPAYETEHVRLAEADVPDMLALTTAAQPGPFGPRTIELGDYIGVRSEGRLAAMAGERMRVDGHTEISAVCVDAAFRRQGLAARLIRSLITAIGARAETPFLHVLTTNQVAIERYLALGFIVRREMNLLVLGDAQA from the coding sequence ATGCAGGACGCAACGACCGGAAGTACAACAGGCGGTGCGCACCCACTCGACCATGTGGTCTGGAACGCGCTCACCGGCAGGCAGCGCCGCTTCGCGCTGGGCAACGACCGTGCGATGCGGTTTCCGGCGGCCGTTGCCCCGTTCGGCGCGATCGCCGACACGAGCGCGGCATCGCTCGACGCACTGCGCGAGCTGATCGTCACGCATGGGCCGGTGGCGCTGGTCACGCCGGGCGGGATCGAAACGCCGTCGGGGCTATCGGCGATCCGGCGCGCGCCGCTGCTGCAAATGATCTGGCAAGGCACGCTCGATCCGGCGTATGAAACGGAGCATGTCCGGCTCGCCGAAGCCGACGTGCCGGACATGCTCGCACTGACCACGGCCGCGCAGCCCGGCCCGTTCGGGCCGCGCACGATCGAGCTGGGCGACTATATCGGCGTGCGCAGCGAAGGCCGGCTGGCCGCGATGGCCGGCGAGCGGATGCGGGTGGACGGGCATACCGAGATCAGTGCCGTCTGCGTGGATGCCGCGTTTCGGCGGCAAGGGTTGGCGGCGCGACTGATCCGGTCATTGATTACAGCGATCGGCGCACGCGCGGAAACCCCGTTCCTGCACGTCCTCACGACGAACCAGGTCGCGATCGAGCGCTACCTCGCACTCGGTTTCATCGTGCGCCGCGAGATGAACCTGCTGGTGCTGGGCGACGCGCAGGCGTGA
- a CDS encoding amidohydrolase family protein translates to MTTAESDARWNAMQNYDWIGAKPPDWSVESALDVMDRLGIRMQMLSNIPFAPDMLRKSNEYGASIVERYPSRFGLLAALPTDDPDAALAEIERAATMLQADGFAMTCCYNGVYLSDTRLEPVWAELNRRKAVVFVHPNAYGPGMFGRASALLEVAFETTRTVVDMLYAGIFRRYPDVRLILAHCGAALPALSERLVLIGTQPWVRNPSMLTESEMRNQLARLYVDTAMTGSVHTIAPAVAMTGIDHIVYGSDCGVPCTCFDTMESNMRTLRLSSGLDSRQLSQLGRNALKLFPMASGRICRAPSK, encoded by the coding sequence ATGACAACCGCTGAAAGCGACGCGCGCTGGAATGCCATGCAGAATTACGATTGGATTGGGGCGAAGCCGCCTGACTGGTCCGTAGAAAGCGCGCTGGATGTAATGGACAGGCTGGGCATTCGTATGCAGATGCTAAGCAATATCCCGTTTGCGCCAGATATGCTCAGAAAATCAAATGAATATGGCGCGTCAATCGTCGAGCGTTATCCGTCACGATTCGGTCTTCTCGCCGCCTTGCCTACCGACGACCCGGACGCAGCATTGGCCGAGATTGAACGCGCCGCAACGATGCTTCAGGCCGACGGTTTTGCAATGACATGCTGTTACAACGGTGTGTACCTGAGCGATACACGCCTCGAACCAGTCTGGGCAGAACTGAACCGGAGGAAGGCCGTAGTGTTTGTACATCCCAATGCCTATGGCCCCGGAATGTTCGGGCGTGCAAGCGCACTACTCGAGGTCGCGTTCGAAACCACGCGAACCGTAGTCGACATGCTGTATGCAGGCATCTTTCGGCGCTATCCAGATGTTAGATTGATCCTGGCGCACTGTGGGGCGGCCCTCCCCGCTTTGTCGGAAAGGCTAGTACTCATCGGAACCCAGCCGTGGGTCAGGAACCCTTCTATGCTCACCGAATCGGAAATGCGCAATCAGCTTGCACGACTGTACGTCGATACGGCCATGACTGGCTCCGTTCACACGATCGCACCCGCTGTCGCAATGACAGGAATTGATCATATCGTCTACGGCTCAGACTGCGGGGTGCCTTGCACATGCTTCGACACTATGGAGAGCAACATGCGCACGTTGCGCCTGTCGTCGGGTCTGGATTCCAGGCAATTGTCGCAGCTTGGTCGCAATGCGCTGAAGCTGTTTCCAATGGCTTCGGGGCGGATTTGTCGAGCGCCTTCGAAATGA
- a CDS encoding RNA ligase family protein: MTLDFRAYAQSLDLARYPRTPHLEGSRLQDGDEGHNHIPYRTLAGARLVVEEKLDGANTGISFSPAGELLLQSRGHYLAGGGRERQFGFVKTWAAAHTGWLLERLQDRYVMYGETMSKKHAVFYDALPHHFFEFDVFDRATNRFLSTPARRALLADGPVLSVPVLYEGIAPARLADLKALLGPSLAKTPDWRRAFEETVRRQGLDLVRAWQQCDKSERSEGLYVKVETDDATTARLKWVRHDFVQAILDSARHHSEQPFIPNLLAPGVDLYASRPTVTWASIPAAPAEK; the protein is encoded by the coding sequence ATGACGCTGGATTTTCGCGCCTACGCGCAATCGCTCGACCTCGCCCGCTATCCGCGCACGCCGCACCTTGAAGGTTCGCGCCTGCAGGACGGTGACGAAGGTCACAACCACATTCCTTATCGCACCCTTGCGGGCGCACGCCTCGTCGTCGAGGAAAAACTCGACGGCGCGAACACGGGCATCAGCTTCAGCCCGGCAGGCGAACTGCTGCTGCAGTCGCGCGGCCACTATCTGGCCGGCGGTGGCCGCGAACGGCAGTTCGGTTTCGTGAAGACGTGGGCCGCCGCGCACACGGGCTGGCTGCTCGAGCGCCTCCAGGATCGCTACGTGATGTACGGCGAGACGATGAGCAAGAAGCACGCGGTGTTCTACGACGCCTTGCCGCATCACTTCTTCGAGTTCGACGTGTTCGACCGTGCGACGAACCGCTTCCTGTCGACGCCCGCGCGCCGCGCGCTGCTCGCCGACGGGCCCGTTCTGTCGGTGCCCGTGCTGTACGAGGGCATCGCGCCGGCGCGGCTGGCCGACCTGAAGGCGCTGCTCGGCCCGTCGCTCGCGAAGACGCCGGACTGGCGCCGCGCATTCGAGGAAACCGTCCGGCGGCAAGGGCTCGACCTCGTGCGCGCCTGGCAGCAATGCGACAAGTCGGAGCGCTCGGAAGGGCTCTATGTGAAAGTCGAAACGGACGACGCGACGACCGCGCGCCTGAAGTGGGTGCGCCACGATTTCGTGCAGGCCATTCTCGATTCGGCGCGCCATCACTCGGAGCAGCCGTTCATCCCGAACCTGCTCGCGCCGGGTGTCGACCTGTATGCATCGCGCCCGACCGTCACGTGGGCATCGATCCCGGCCGCGCCCGCGGAAAAATGA
- a CDS encoding helicase: protein MSWFVYEVPEYHEDAARIEPFSDLRSRVLNVGGPAMADDLESVRENAAATADTPERPLRTPENPQVFPIPYADSMILVGFIFDLKREFRQLVVSPVEMPWLKDA from the coding sequence ATGTCCTGGTTCGTTTATGAAGTGCCCGAATACCACGAAGATGCTGCGCGCATCGAACCCTTCAGCGACCTGCGTAGCCGTGTGCTGAATGTCGGAGGCCCGGCCATGGCCGACGACCTGGAAAGTGTTCGCGAAAACGCCGCGGCAACAGCGGACACCCCCGAGCGCCCCTTGCGAACGCCGGAGAATCCGCAAGTCTTTCCGATTCCTTACGCCGACTCGATGATCCTGGTCGGGTTCATCTTCGATCTGAAACGTGAATTCCGGCAACTGGTCGTGTCACCCGTGGAAATGCCCTGGCTGAAAGACGCGTAA
- a CDS encoding organic hydroperoxide resistance protein, which translates to MSKIEKVLYTGKTHTTSGGRDGSARSSDGRLDIQLSSPGSAGNGTNPEQLFAAGWSACFIGAMQLAARAAKVTLPADLAVDAEVDLGTGGDAYFLQARLNVSVPGLDRDVAQRIVDAAHQTCPYSKATRGNIDVDIRLA; encoded by the coding sequence ATGAGCAAGATCGAAAAAGTGCTGTACACGGGCAAGACGCATACGACTTCGGGTGGCCGTGATGGCTCGGCCCGCAGTTCCGACGGCCGCCTCGACATCCAGTTGTCGTCGCCGGGCAGCGCCGGTAATGGCACCAACCCGGAGCAGCTGTTCGCGGCCGGTTGGTCGGCCTGTTTCATCGGTGCGATGCAGCTTGCGGCGCGTGCCGCGAAAGTGACGCTGCCGGCCGATCTCGCTGTCGACGCGGAAGTGGATCTCGGCACGGGCGGCGACGCGTATTTCCTGCAGGCCCGCCTGAACGTGAGCGTGCCGGGGCTTGATCGCGACGTCGCGCAGCGCATCGTCGATGCCGCGCACCAGACCTGCCCGTATTCGAAGGCGACGCGCGGCAACATCGACGTCGACATCCGACTTGCATGA
- a CDS encoding DUF4148 domain-containing protein produces the protein MKTQLIAALLVAVSASVAAPAFADEAGVSRAQVRAELVQLEQAGYRPGRANDPHYPDDLQAALTRIHANDAVAAEASVSGYGSDAGAATQSGSRPATRIAERSIYFGH, from the coding sequence ATGAAAACCCAACTGATCGCTGCCCTTCTCGTTGCCGTTTCCGCTTCCGTTGCCGCTCCGGCGTTTGCCGATGAAGCCGGCGTGTCCCGTGCGCAAGTGCGCGCCGAACTGGTTCAGCTCGAACAAGCCGGCTACCGGCCGGGCCGCGCGAACGATCCGCACTACCCGGACGACCTGCAGGCTGCGCTGACGCGCATCCACGCGAACGACGCCGTGGCGGCCGAAGCATCGGTATCCGGTTATGGCAGCGATGCCGGCGCGGCTACGCAGTCGGGCAGCCGGCCCGCGACGCGCATCGCCGAGCGCTCGATCTACTTCGGCCATTGA
- a CDS encoding H-NS family nucleoid-associated regulatory protein, whose translation MAHAVSIANDRGARTADGVSAIAPEQLFGRRRAAATTTSTPVASKYRAPKTGATWSGRGRAPQWIAGAKNRDRFLIEQ comes from the coding sequence ATGGCGCATGCCGTCAGTATCGCGAACGATCGCGGCGCTCGAACGGCGGATGGGGTGTCGGCTATCGCTCCCGAGCAACTTTTCGGGCGGCGTCGTGCGGCTGCGACAACCACGAGTACGCCGGTTGCGTCGAAATATCGCGCCCCGAAGACTGGCGCAACATGGAGCGGGCGTGGCAGGGCCCCCCAATGGATTGCGGGAGCAAAGAATCGCGATCGGTTCTTGATCGAGCAGTGA